The genome window ATGTGTGACCGTGAAGCTTGGGAAGAGCTTTGAGAGCATCGCCGTgagtggggaagatgatttgagCTTTCGTGTGATCTGATTAGCTCCTAGACGTCGATAtgcttggagaagaacgcACCGGTATCCTTGGGAGCctcctcgccttcctcaGCCTCGACAGGGAACACCAACTCGGCCTTTTCATTAACCTTCCTAATCTTTTTCCAAAGCACATTCTTAGTAATATCAGATGGCAACCCAGTAAGAACAAGAGTCTGGATAGCCTTGGGGTCTGTCGACTTGTTGTCTGTTTGTCCAGGAATGGGTTTTGAAACCTTGATCTCAGCTTTCCGGTCTTTCAGTGACGCCTTGTAACGTTCCCCGACTGTCAGTTTTTACACATATTACGTTAAGGAACGGTATTCACCCTTTCATCAGCCCATTTGACTTGAATCTTCCTTTTACCACCACCGAAAGAACCTCCATCCAACTCTTGAATGGCCCTATCTgcatcctctttcaaagAGAAGGTCACATAACCGACACCCTTTGACTTGCCCGATTCTCTGTCGGTAGCGACGAAACCATGTCGGACAGGACCGATGTATGAGAAGTGCGTAAGGAGGTCGGTAGTGGTCGCTGTAtaagggagagaggagacGAAAAGTGTAGTGCTTTTAGATGGTAGGGTTAGTTACGGGTTGTATGAATTTCAAATGTACGTACTTGACACGCTCCTTGcgctctttcttcccagcTGAACCCTGAAGAGGGATAAAGTCTTCCTCTGCCATTTTTGTTGTGTTATAAGACTAAGTTATAGATGCAGAGCAGCAAGTATCTATGATATGCCCGCTGCCTTTCCTCACTTTAGAAATCTTCGACCCAAAGTGGAGGCCTAAAATCATCCAATTACGTAACACTTATAAACGAACAAATCTCAGCAGCGACGCCGTTCCGACCTTTTGTCGATTTCCGCGCATACATAACATTCTTTTTATTTCCTTATCCCACTCACCTGAACGGCCCTCACAATGAATCCCTCAAGATCGCTCCTAGTGCTcacttcctcattctccaGGCTCGCCATGCGATCAGCCCAGCCCGCTTTCGCCAGGCCTGCCGCTATGCCCGCGATCCGACCCGCTATGGGTCTCGAAAGAGGATTTGCCTCGAGCTCCCGATGCGAAGCTACCATCAACCAAAGTGCGTTTTCTCGCAAACTACCAATGGAATAATGCTAACGATTATCTACAGTCATGCGAGGTGCCCGAAAATCTACCAAGCGAAAATCCTCTGTCCCTCTTCTCGACGGGTGTTTCCAAAAAAAGGCAGTCTGCGCCAAAGTCTACACCACCAAGCCTCGTAAACCAAACTCTGCTGTACGAAAAGTTGCCCGGGTAAAGCTCTCCAACGGGCAGATGACGACTGCGTACATCCCCGGTGAGGGACACAACTTGCAGGAACATTCGGTTGTCCTGGTGAGGGGTGGTGGTGCCAAGGATCTGCCTGGTGTGAGGTACAAGATTGTGAGAGGAACAATGGATTTGAATGGTGTGGCTGGAAGGATCTCTGCGAGGTCCAAGTTTGGTGGTGAGtctgttttctttttcttttttccgATGCAGCTTGTGCTGATGGGTGTGCAGTCAAGAAGCCCAAGAAGTCATAGACGTTTCATTAATGCTCCATGTACTTTTCATTTCACGTTTGACGTTGTAAAAGGGATTCTTTGGCAGGGATTATCTGTGGCCGTTTTTACTCCATGCCCCTCCTGACCAGCATAGCCTTCTTGCCAGTACTGTTCACAGTAAAGACCATCACGACACAAACATTGCGACTACCCATCTTGATTGTCTGCATCTACTTATCAGTTTGGTGGTGTGGCCAAAGTAAACTCACAGTGGCGAAAGAACATCTGCGAGATGCAGCATGTGAGGACGGCGCTTTTCCCATTGGGTTGTGTAAATCACATTGCCAGAGGATGCCGTCCGCCCCACGCAAATGTCTTCACCTTATGCCCTTTCTCCTGAccatccccttcaccaTGTCCCTCTTTCCAGCATTCTTCACAATAAAGATCATTATCACAACCTAGACACTGCAACGACGCATCTCGATTGCATATGCCTATTTCATCAGTTTGATGTTTTTGCTAGCGTAAACTTACAGCACCACGTATCGGCAGCCTCGTCTCTGTTTGAATCATACCCTGGCAGATCATACTTGCGAATGCTCGGCAGACTTTTGGGTGCAGAGGGGAGGGTTGGTCCTTGTTTaattggagaagagagactgAGTAAAAGATTTAGTTTTTTTCGTGTTTCCTCATCCACGCCGTCGTCTTTGTCCGATTCTTGCGGTGCATGGCTaggcaaagaagggaaagcaATCCCCGGTAACTCGTCATGATCACCCGACGGATCTTTAGGAGATGGCGAGCGCTCTAATTTGGCTTCGTCTAACGCTTGAGCAacgatctcttcttccgtcggacggtcctcctccccttcttgTGAAGTAGCGGCGGAATTTCGACGTTCTGCGCGTACTTGAGCAAATGCTCTGGCaatcatcttttcatcaGATTCATCGTCCAAAACATCATTTGGAGGGTTAAGCGTAAGACTCTTCAGGAATGCTTCCACCTATCAACCTTTAGCTTATAGTGACAGCCGTACGGTTCGAAGCTTACGtttgcatcatcatctacaCTCGTACCAGTGTGCCCCCTAAACCTAGCCACCCGcttcatcaactcttcatcctcatctcctctatCCACATTACTTTCCAAAAGGGATGTATTTGGCATGCCATTGGCTATCcgctcaatctcttcatcttcttcttgtttctttcGAGCTTGTTCTTCGACGTTTCCGCTCGGCTGGGCGGTTGACGACGAAAGATCATCTAGTGGTGTTTGGGGTGCTCGAAGGGCTGCGAAGCGGGCTAAAAGATCGTCTTCTGACATGCTAATGTGGTTGAGAATATGATGATTGTCTTACAGTGCATGCCAGCCAATACAGCTGTTACATCACTCGTCATAATGAATGCTGTTGTATCATCATGATCATGTCAACACCGAGTGGAGAACGCCGATAAGCGCACCAGGGCCCGGGCTTTTGTACAAGCGTggttcctcctccaggtTATTTTTCAGCCTCGTCGATTTCGCCCCTCGGTGATACATCCAACTGACCCTTGCGCAGGTTGATGCTCGCCACGGTGGGCAGTGCCCAGTAATATGTGCTGTATGCATGCAACTATGTCTACTTGTCGCAATGTTTGAGACCATGCATACCGAATGGAACTCTAGCTGTGTGGAGTATGTAAAACGTGTAAAAAAAATGTCCTGCCCGAAGGCTGGGCTCAGACGGTGACGATGGGATGACTAACTGTGACTCCAGCTACTTATTCTCCTTCTACTTCCTGCTCTCTCATCTACTGTACCTACGCCGTCTCTAGGTATATCCTAGGCCGTTGCTGACACTCTCATCAGCCAAGTCATACACTACAACCACCACCTCATCCGCCGCCCCGGCTATCCGCCGCCACATCGACGAC of Cryptococcus tetragattii IND107 chromosome 13, whole genome shotgun sequence contains these proteins:
- a CDS encoding mitochondrial 37S ribosomal protein uS12m — protein: MNPSRSLLVLTSSFSRLAMRSAQPAFARPAAMPAIRPAMGLERGFASSSRCEATINQIMRGARKSTKRKSSVPLLDGCFQKKAVCAKVYTTKPRKPNSAVRKVARVKLSNGQMTTAYIPGEGHNLQEHSVVLVRGGGAKDLPGVRYKIVRGTMDLNGVAGRISARSKFGVKKPKKS